A region from the Perca fluviatilis chromosome 16, GENO_Pfluv_1.0, whole genome shotgun sequence genome encodes:
- the drd1b gene encoding dopamine receptor D1b, producing CRGIGDIVGFWPFGAFCNVWVAFDIMCSTASILNLCVISVDRYWAISSPFRYERKMTPKVACLMISVAWTLSVLISFIPVQLNWHKAQTTSYAELNGTYIGDLPPDNCDSSLNRTYAISSSLISFYIPVAIMIVTYTRIYRIAQKQIRRISALERAAESAKNRHSSMGNSSSIENESSFKMSFKRETKVLKTLSVIMGVFVCCWLPFFILNCMVPFCEPDGATDLPCISSTTFDVFVWFGWANSSLNPIIYAFNADFRKAFSILLGCHRLCPGSNAIEIVSINNNMGAPTSNPNNQYQPKGHIPKEGNHSASYVIPHSILCQEDELQKKDGCGGEIEVGMVNNALEKLSPAISGNLDSDTEVTLEKINPITQNGQHKTESC from the coding sequence TGCCGGGGAATCGGCGATATCGTCGGGTTTTGGCCGTTTGGTGCTTTCTGCAACGTATGGGTGGCGTTTGACATCATGTGCTCCACTGCCTCCATCTTGAACTTGTGTGTGATTAGTGTAGACCGTTACTGGGCCATCTCAAGCCCATTCCGCTATGAACGCAAGATGACCCCAAAAGTGGCATGTCTGATGATAAGTGTAGCGTGGACCTTGTCGGTCCTTATCTCCTTCATTCCTGTTCAGCTTAACTGGCACAAAGCTCAGACCACCAGCTACGCAGAGCTAAATGGAACATACATCGGCGATCTGCCCCCTGACAACTGCGACTCCAGCCTTAACAGGACCTACgccatctcctcctctcttaTCAGCTTTTACATCCCTGTGGCTATTATGATCGTCACTTACACCCGGATCTACCGCATTGCCCAGAAACAGATACGGAGAATATCTGCCCTGGAACGGGCAGCAGAGAGTGCCAAAAACCGTCACAGCAGCATGGGGAATAGTTCGAGCATAGAGAATGAGAGTTCATTCAAAATGTCGTTCAAACGAGAAACCAAAGTCTTAAAGACGCTCTCAGTCATCATGGgagtgtttgtttgctgctggtTGCCCTTCTTCATCCTTAACTGCATGGTTCCGTTCTGTGAGCCGGACGGTGCCACGGACTTGCCCTGCATAAGCTCGACCACCTtcgatgtgtttgtgtggtttggCTGGGCAAACTCCTCGCTTAACCCCATCATCTATGCCTTCAACGCCGACTTCCGCAAGGCCTTCTCCATCCTCCTGGGCTGCCACCGGCTCTGCCCGGGGAGCAACGCCATCGAGATCGTCAGTATTAACAACAACATGGGCGCCCCTACCTCGAACCCCAACAATCAGTATCAGCCCAAGGGTCACATTCCAAAGGAGGGCAACCATTCAGCCAGCTATGTGATCCCCCACAGCATCCTGTGTCAGGAGGACGAGTTACAGAAGAAGGATGGATGCGGAGGGGAGATCGAGGTGGGCATGGTAAACAACGCCCTGGAGAAACTCTCCCCAGCTATCTCTGGGAATTTAGACAGCGATACTGAGGTCACACTGGAAAAGATCAATCCCATAACACAGAATGGACAGCATAAAACCGAATCATGTTGA